The genome window GCACTAATCTCAGGCACTGTAAATCTGGGATCAATAGAATAAGGGTTGATGGTTGTCCAAGTATGCTTTTCAGAACCCATTTCAACACCAAGACCATCTCCCATCAACCTGTTGAGCCATGTATTGGCAACTTTTATCTCAAGAGTATTTTCCCCACGTTTCAAAGCTTCTGTAATTTCAACACGGTAGGGCGGTGTCCAGACTATTCCGCAAATTTTCCCATTAAGTTTTACTTCTGCTATTACTTCCACACGACCCAAATCAAGATATATTTCCTTTGAAACAGGTTGATCCCAATTAAATGAAGTTGAATAGACAGCCGATCCAGAATAATATTTAATAGCTTTTTCAGGCCTTTTACTCCAGTCGTCCAGCTTTTCAAACTTTATTGATTCCGGTACTCCCCATCCCGGAGAAAAGTTTACATTCCACGGATTGTCTATGGCCATTTCAGAGTTTGGTACAGAACCGCATTTGTATGATTTTTTTATATTCGGGTTAGATTCTGATTTCCTGAAAACGACAAAAACCGATGCGCATGAATCCAGGCACATGGGAATTACAGTCTGTTTATCTGTCTGACGAAATGATGCAACATCTTTTATTTCCCCAGTCACCGGATCCCATACTTCCGGTTTTTCCCCTGATATTCTGAATTTTGCAGTAAAATTTAGAGAGAATGACTGTCCGTTACTTATAAAATAAATATCAGTACCATCGATATAACGATGAATAAACCGTAAATCATTATCAATCTCTTCAGTACTAAAATCAGGAAATAATGACATGGATTCAAGAACCTCCTTGATACCGATCCCATAAAATACCTGCCCCTTGCCGTAAGAATGCCGGATAATTGTTTTTCCATCGCAATTACCCCATACTTCTTTGCCTATCTCGTCAACAATTTTGTCACATTGCGGGTAATTTTTTAAACCAGGATTTTGGATTGGTCGTGGACCCAAAACAATTGCTCCGGATTGTACCAGTTTTTTGATTTTTCCGGCCGCTTCAGGGCTCATTTTTTCTGAGCTGCGCAATACCAGGAGCTGATAGGATGCCCCACCTGAAGTAACAAGTCTGCCTTTACTGAATGACAAATCATTAATTAAGATTTCAGGGGGTAAAAGGTCGTAATCATATCCTTTTGGCAATTTTAAGAATTTATCAAAATTGTCGTTTCCACCTTCCAACACCATAGGAATCGGTCCTCCCGGTTCTTCTCCATAGAAATATAAGACATCAGCAAAAGGTCTTCCTTGTTGAAGCATAAACTGACACCGTGAAAGATACGATATCCATGCATGGCCCATCTTCCACCATGTCTGCCCACGGGAAAATGCAAGTCCATAAGGGCCAAAGGCCGGACCTGGGTAAATCTTATCAATATCAGGATTATGGGCATATGTGTGGAATACAAATCGGTTGACTCCCGCACACAATGCCCCGTCTCCCTGTGCCTTAAGGGATGCCGGGCAACTCTTCCAATCCAGCTTACCTTGCGTATAAGCCTCTATCGCCACCACCTGTTTCCCTGTGATGTGAGCGGCGGAAGCGGCATACTTCATTGTATTCCCGAACTCGTTCATGGGAACATCCACATGCAGATAATGCTGCACAGGGTCCGAAACCATTGTCTCTCCACCACCACCACTATCCTCTGCATGAACCAGTAACCCGTGCTTGTGTGCAAGTTTCCTCATTCCTCCGAAGAAAGTCTCCGATACCAGGTCGCTCATTGTCTGGCGTACATCGCAAAGGAAGCGGTCGGTAAGTTCGCGATTTTCGATAATGAAGCCGGCAAAAACCGGAAGATAGTTCAATACATCATAGCCCCTGCGTTTCCTGAACTCTTCCCGAAAAACCGGTGACCAATTCTGAGAACCTACTTCCCAGCTATCGAAAGTGATACTTGTAAGACTTTTCGAATTTACAGATGCTCCATCTTTGAGTATTTCACCGGCATAATGATCAAAATGAGTGGAAATTGCCTCCGGGTTAAATTTGTCACATTCCAGGCCGGTTGCTTCGGGCGCTGCCGGTGCATTCTTTGTCCCTGTATTGCGATATCCGACACGCACTACAGTCCATGATTTTCCTAAAGGAGCTGTCCAGGTCAGATTCCTGAACGTATCAAGTTGGTTTGTAAGATCCAGAATATTGTCAAACGGGACTGTGGATCCCTCTTCTGAAGGCAAGACCGGCTCTGAGATAAATGTTCGGCCCAACTCGCCCATCTTACTATTGAGTGAGTAAATTGCAGGGTCTGATGAAAACAAAACCCGCTTTAGCACCAGTTTTGCAGGGCCTCTCCATTCCAGACGAAAGAACCGCGCTGTCGTTTGCGGGATGGCGTGGGTCACGCTTGGATCCTTGCGGTGAAACAGTGAAAAATAGGAAGAAAGTTGGACAATCTCCCGAAATTCACGTCCATCATTACTCTCCAGAACTACAGCGCGGTGTTCATCCGGATTAGTTGCTGTTGATCCGGTAATCGTTAACGAACGACAAGTTACCTCTGTTGGAAACTCGAACTGCACCCATGATGATTGTCCGGCATCTATTGACAGTTCAGAAACTTCCTCAGCTTTAGCATTGTCCCTGATTTCACGATTTAATATATCCGGATCTTTTATAAAATTGCTCGTTATTTTAGGAACTGGCAAGGCTTTTATATCCTTCCAGACAGATGGAGTGGGGAATGCCAAAACGGCAATATCCCGGTAAAATGTATTTCCCTTTTGGGGCCATGATGGTGGAGCTTCCAATTGTAGCGTCGCACCGCCTGCGATATTATGTTTTGTGTGGACGATGTGCATCATATTCTTGTCCGGCGTAATCCATGGACCTCCGGAACCATTCCATCCGGCACAGTTCTGAAAATTGAATGTCAATCCCAACCGGTCACATTCGGTTAATGCATGTTTTACACACTCATGCCATTCCGCGCTAAGACAGGGAGTATTCGGTCCTGTCTCACCCATACGCGAAGTACTGAACATTGTCACTCCTTCTAGCCCGATTTGCTTAATTGCTTCCAACTCTGCGGTAATCCTTTCTTTACTGATCCGACCTTCCCGCCAATGCCACCAGGTATGGGGTTTTGCAGAATCCGGGGGATTTAGGAACCCTGTCTCAAGTTCTTCTGAAACAAATACCCTATTCCTTTTTCTGTCCATGCAATAAAGCTCTCCTGGCATACCTCCCAATATTATTCCGGCTGTTCCTAAAGAGATATTTTCGATGAATTTTCTTCTCCTCATTTTCAATGAATTTTCCTGATTACGCTGCTATTTTCATGTCTAAGGACAATATTTTGTTCCTGCATCAAAAGCACTCCATCTTTTTTATTAAAGGAGTATCTTCCGACTTTGTTATTTCAAACTTAATCCCTGTATACATTTTACCCTCAAGTTTTTCGATCCGTTTATGCCCGATACAACTTCCTTTGCTCAACGACTTCCATTCCCTGTTTTCCATTCCATAGAGATTGTATTCCCGGACCCGCTCACCTTTCGAAATTTCTTCCCGGATAACCACATAATTGACTGGCTGAGGCAATTTGAAACGGATGGTAAAAACATTTCCTTTCCCGGATGTTGCCCCCAATGGTACTGAAAATTGTTTTTTTACTTCCTGCCCAAATTCCTCAAGACGTTTCATATCCTCATCCGGCACCAATCCACGCGAATCGACCACGATGCCCACGAGCATATTGGTATTTTGGCCTACAGTTTCGTAATACCGGTTCATCATATCATCCAGGGTGCGTATCCGATCCTCTTCCCCTTCGTGCCAAAACCATCCCCCCTGGAAAGCCGGCTTTTCTTTGGTCCATTTTCGAAGTGCAAAATCGGCTTCCCCGGGGCACCAGAATTCCCCGGATGGATTCCCGTGCAACCCTTTAATCTGGATTACCCCTGTAGCTGAGGTTGTGGAATCTGCCCTGGCCCAGCAGGGATAGGGGGCTACTCCACTTTCATTTCCAACCCACCTGATATTATTTATATATCCATAAGGGCCTTGAAAGGCAATCGCTTCGGGCTGGTACTTTTTAAATAACAAAGGAATTTCTACCCCTCCTTTTTCGGGTGGCAACACTCCGCCATCAAACCAGACTTCGAAAAGTTTACCATAGTTAGACCACAGCTCAGTGAGCTGAGTTTTTACGACCTCTTTATACTTTTCCTGTTCTTCAGGATTTCCGGAAATCACAAAACCCGGATTATTCACTTTGAGATAGGCGTTAACTGATGCACTGGCATAAATGCCAGGTTTAATGCCGTACTTTTTACACGACGCGATAAAATCTTTCACGATATCGCCTTTCCCATTTCTCCACGGGGTGTTTTTAACGCTGTAAGGATGGGCTTTGGTAGGCCACAAACTGAAACCGCTACAGTGTTTGGCTACAAGGACGGCATAAGTCGCCCCCGCCGCTTTGGCTGCCCGGAGCCATTGGTCTGTATCAAGTTCCTTAGGATTGAAGACAGAAAGATCCGGCTGGTACTTCCAGTTTGCCCTAAACTTATAGGTTGGTTCAAAAACCTGCAGGTCAAAGTGGAACATGGCTCCAACTTCAGCATCGGCCCATTCAAGTTGGGATTTGGTGGGCAAAACCTGATTAGAAGGTTCACCGGAAGATATTATAAAGCAGATCATTAAAAAAAATATCATTTGAAATTTCATCATTGCTGTTTTAAAATCGAGTGTTGTAAACTGAACATATAATTGCCGCTACCAATTTCAATTTTAACTTTTCCGTTTTCTGTTGAAACTTTGTATAAACCATCATTCGGTAAGGGCAGGTTATTGAGTAAAATACTTTTTTCTTCACCATTTTCGAAGCAGACAGTAGCCGATGAATTTGGTGGGACTGAACAAGTATAAATCATTTTATCGTCT of Lentimicrobiaceae bacterium contains these proteins:
- a CDS encoding alpha-L-fucosidase, giving the protein MICFIISSGEPSNQVLPTKSQLEWADAEVGAMFHFDLQVFEPTYKFRANWKYQPDLSVFNPKELDTDQWLRAAKAAGATYAVLVAKHCSGFSLWPTKAHPYSVKNTPWRNGKGDIVKDFIASCKKYGIKPGIYASASVNAYLKVNNPGFVISGNPEEQEKYKEVVKTQLTELWSNYGKLFEVWFDGGVLPPEKGGVEIPLLFKKYQPEAIAFQGPYGYINNIRWVGNESGVAPYPCWARADSTTSATGVIQIKGLHGNPSGEFWCPGEADFALRKWTKEKPAFQGGWFWHEGEEDRIRTLDDMMNRYYETVGQNTNMLVGIVVDSRGLVPDEDMKRLEEFGQEVKKQFSVPLGATSGKGNVFTIRFKLPQPVNYVVIREEISKGERVREYNLYGMENREWKSLSKGSCIGHKRIEKLEGKMYTGIKFEITKSEDTPLIKKMECF